The Pongo abelii isolate AG06213 chromosome 11, NHGRI_mPonAbe1-v2.0_pri, whole genome shotgun sequence genome includes a window with the following:
- the PLEKHB2 gene encoding pleckstrin homology domain-containing family B member 2 isoform X3, with product MAFVKSGWLLRQSTILKRWKKNWFDLWSDGHLIYYDDQTRQNIEDKVHMPVDCINIRTGQECRDIQPPDGKSKDCMLQIVCRDGKTISLCAESTDDCLAWKFTLQDSRTNTAYVGSAVMTDETSMVSSPPPYTAYAAPAPEQAYGYGPYGGAYPPGTQVVYAANGQAYAVPYQYPYAGLYGQQPANQVIIRERYRDNDSDLALGMLAGAATGMALGSLFWVF from the exons ATGGCGTTTGTGAAGAGTGGCTGGTTGCTGCGACAGA gtacTATTTTGAAGCGCTGGAAGAAGAACTGGTTTGATCTGTGGTCGGATGGTCACCTGATCTATTATGATGACCAGACTCGGCAGAATATCGAGGATAAGGTCCACATGCCAGTGGACTGCATCAACATCCGCACGGGGCAGGAATGTCGGG ATATTCAGCCCCCGGATGGAAAGTCAAAAGACTGCATGCTCCAGATTGTTTGTCGAGATGGGAAAACAATTAGTCTTTGTGCAGAAAGCACAGATGATTGCTT ggCCTGGAAATTTACACTCCAAGATTCTAGGACAAACACA GCGTATGTGGGCTCTGCAGTCATGACTGATGAGACATCCATGGTTTCCTCGCCTCCACCATACACGGCCTATGCTGCACCAGCCCCTGAG CAGGCTTACGGCTATGGGCCATATGGTGGTGCGTACCCGCCAGGAACTCAAGTTGTCTACGCTGCGAATGGACAGGCGTATGCCGTGCCCTACCAGTACCCATATGCAG gACTTTATGGACAGCAGCCTGCTAACCAAGTCATCATTCGAGAGCGGTATCGAGACAACGACAGTGACCTGGCactgggcatgctggcaggaGCAGCCACGGGCATGGCCTTAGGGTCTCTATTTTGGGTCTTCTAG
- the PLEKHB2 gene encoding pleckstrin homology domain-containing family B member 2 isoform X2, which produces MAFVKSGWLLRQSTILKRWKKNWFDLWSDGHLIYYDDQTRQNIEDKVHMPVDCINIRTGQECRDIQPPDGKSKDCMLQIVCRDGKTISLCAESTDDCLAWKFTLQDSRTNTAYVGSAVMTDETSMVSSPPPYTAYAAPAPEVGRTLSLQAYGYGPYGGAYPPGTQVVYAANGQAYAVPYQYPYAGLYGQQPANQVIIRERYRDNDSDLALGMLAGAATGMALGSLFWVF; this is translated from the exons ATGGCGTTTGTGAAGAGTGGCTGGTTGCTGCGACAGA gtacTATTTTGAAGCGCTGGAAGAAGAACTGGTTTGATCTGTGGTCGGATGGTCACCTGATCTATTATGATGACCAGACTCGGCAGAATATCGAGGATAAGGTCCACATGCCAGTGGACTGCATCAACATCCGCACGGGGCAGGAATGTCGGG ATATTCAGCCCCCGGATGGAAAGTCAAAAGACTGCATGCTCCAGATTGTTTGTCGAGATGGGAAAACAATTAGTCTTTGTGCAGAAAGCACAGATGATTGCTT ggCCTGGAAATTTACACTCCAAGATTCTAGGACAAACACA GCGTATGTGGGCTCTGCAGTCATGACTGATGAGACATCCATGGTTTCCTCGCCTCCACCATACACGGCCTATGCTGCACCAGCCCCTGAGGTAGGGAGAACCCTGAGCCTCCAG GCTTACGGCTATGGGCCATATGGTGGTGCGTACCCGCCAGGAACTCAAGTTGTCTACGCTGCGAATGGACAGGCGTATGCCGTGCCCTACCAGTACCCATATGCAG gACTTTATGGACAGCAGCCTGCTAACCAAGTCATCATTCGAGAGCGGTATCGAGACAACGACAGTGACCTGGCactgggcatgctggcaggaGCAGCCACGGGCATGGCCTTAGGGTCTCTATTTTGGGTCTTCTAG
- the PLEKHB2 gene encoding pleckstrin homology domain-containing family B member 2 isoform X4, with amino-acid sequence MAFVKSGWLLRQSTILKRWKKNWFDLWSDGHLIYYDDQTRQNIEDKVHMPVDCINIRTGQECRDIQPPDGKSKDCMLQIVCRDGKTISLCAESTDDCLAWKFTLQDSRTNTAYVGSAVMTDETSMVSSPPPYTAYAAPAPEAYGYGPYGGAYPPGTQVVYAANGQAYAVPYQYPYAGLYGQQPANQVIIRERYRDNDSDLALGMLAGAATGMALGSLFWVF; translated from the exons ATGGCGTTTGTGAAGAGTGGCTGGTTGCTGCGACAGA gtacTATTTTGAAGCGCTGGAAGAAGAACTGGTTTGATCTGTGGTCGGATGGTCACCTGATCTATTATGATGACCAGACTCGGCAGAATATCGAGGATAAGGTCCACATGCCAGTGGACTGCATCAACATCCGCACGGGGCAGGAATGTCGGG ATATTCAGCCCCCGGATGGAAAGTCAAAAGACTGCATGCTCCAGATTGTTTGTCGAGATGGGAAAACAATTAGTCTTTGTGCAGAAAGCACAGATGATTGCTT ggCCTGGAAATTTACACTCCAAGATTCTAGGACAAACACA GCGTATGTGGGCTCTGCAGTCATGACTGATGAGACATCCATGGTTTCCTCGCCTCCACCATACACGGCCTATGCTGCACCAGCCCCTGAG GCTTACGGCTATGGGCCATATGGTGGTGCGTACCCGCCAGGAACTCAAGTTGTCTACGCTGCGAATGGACAGGCGTATGCCGTGCCCTACCAGTACCCATATGCAG gACTTTATGGACAGCAGCCTGCTAACCAAGTCATCATTCGAGAGCGGTATCGAGACAACGACAGTGACCTGGCactgggcatgctggcaggaGCAGCCACGGGCATGGCCTTAGGGTCTCTATTTTGGGTCTTCTAG
- the PLEKHB2 gene encoding pleckstrin homology domain-containing family B member 2 isoform X1 yields the protein MAFVKSGWLLRQSTILKRWKKNWFDLWSDGHLIYYDDQTRQNIEDKVHMPVDCINIRTGQECRDIQPPDGKSKDCMLQIVCRDGKTISLCAESTDDCLAWKFTLQDSRTNTAYVGSAVMTDETSMVSSPPPYTAYAAPAPEVGRTLSLQQAYGYGPYGGAYPPGTQVVYAANGQAYAVPYQYPYAGLYGQQPANQVIIRERYRDNDSDLALGMLAGAATGMALGSLFWVF from the exons ATGGCGTTTGTGAAGAGTGGCTGGTTGCTGCGACAGA gtacTATTTTGAAGCGCTGGAAGAAGAACTGGTTTGATCTGTGGTCGGATGGTCACCTGATCTATTATGATGACCAGACTCGGCAGAATATCGAGGATAAGGTCCACATGCCAGTGGACTGCATCAACATCCGCACGGGGCAGGAATGTCGGG ATATTCAGCCCCCGGATGGAAAGTCAAAAGACTGCATGCTCCAGATTGTTTGTCGAGATGGGAAAACAATTAGTCTTTGTGCAGAAAGCACAGATGATTGCTT ggCCTGGAAATTTACACTCCAAGATTCTAGGACAAACACA GCGTATGTGGGCTCTGCAGTCATGACTGATGAGACATCCATGGTTTCCTCGCCTCCACCATACACGGCCTATGCTGCACCAGCCCCTGAGGTAGGGAGAACCCTGAGCCTCCAG CAGGCTTACGGCTATGGGCCATATGGTGGTGCGTACCCGCCAGGAACTCAAGTTGTCTACGCTGCGAATGGACAGGCGTATGCCGTGCCCTACCAGTACCCATATGCAG gACTTTATGGACAGCAGCCTGCTAACCAAGTCATCATTCGAGAGCGGTATCGAGACAACGACAGTGACCTGGCactgggcatgctggcaggaGCAGCCACGGGCATGGCCTTAGGGTCTCTATTTTGGGTCTTCTAG